The following coding sequences lie in one Streptomyces xiamenensis genomic window:
- a CDS encoding aminoglycoside phosphotransferase family protein, giving the protein MNEPEVRPHIDAALVRRLIAAQFPRWAHLPVEQVLPGGNDNRTFRLGETMTVRLPSATGYAGQVRKEQRWLPELAPLLPLPIPAPVAAGTPGEGFPFPWSVNRWLEGRPAREHRIADVRAFAVDLAGFLTALQRIDPTGGPAPALHTGFRGGPLRTYDADTRTAIDALRDGEVPGALATEIWEKALGAGWPGPPVWFHGDIAWGNLLVDGDGRLSAVIDFGCMGVGDPACEAVIAWTLFTGESRRAFREALGVDDATWARARGWALWKALIVLAASRESDEASAAESRRVLAGIFSEYGG; this is encoded by the coding sequence GTGAACGAACCGGAGGTACGCCCCCACATCGACGCGGCACTGGTCCGCCGGCTGATCGCCGCGCAATTCCCGCGATGGGCCCACCTGCCCGTCGAGCAGGTGCTGCCCGGAGGCAACGACAACCGCACGTTCCGGCTCGGGGAGACCATGACCGTACGGCTGCCGAGCGCCACCGGCTACGCGGGGCAGGTCCGCAAGGAGCAGCGCTGGCTGCCGGAGCTGGCGCCGCTGCTGCCGCTGCCGATCCCGGCGCCGGTGGCCGCGGGCACGCCGGGTGAGGGGTTCCCCTTCCCCTGGTCGGTCAACCGCTGGCTGGAGGGCCGTCCGGCGCGGGAGCACCGGATCGCCGACGTGCGGGCCTTCGCCGTCGATCTGGCGGGCTTCCTCACCGCGCTCCAGCGGATCGACCCCACCGGCGGACCTGCCCCGGCGCTGCACACCGGCTTCCGCGGCGGGCCGTTGAGGACCTACGACGCGGACACCCGTACGGCCATCGACGCGTTGCGCGACGGCGAGGTGCCGGGGGCGCTCGCCACCGAGATCTGGGAAAAGGCGCTGGGGGCCGGGTGGCCGGGCCCACCGGTGTGGTTCCACGGCGACATCGCGTGGGGCAATCTGCTGGTCGACGGGGACGGCCGGCTGTCGGCGGTGATCGACTTCGGCTGCATGGGCGTCGGGGACCCGGCGTGCGAGGCGGTGATCGCCTGGACGCTGTTCACGGGCGAGAGCCGCCGGGCCTTCCGGGAGGCCCTCGGGGTGGACGACGCGACCTGGGCCCGGGCGCGCGGCTGGGCGCTGTGGAAGGCGCTGATCGTGCTGGCCGCGAGCCGGGAGAGCGACGAGGCGTCCGCGGCGGAGTCCCGGCGGGTACTGGCCGGGATCTTCTCGGAGTACGGCGGGTGA
- a CDS encoding pectate lyase family protein — translation MRGSVALVRLCVTMALTALVVATGAFLSVPQASAAVGTATGYASQNGGTTGGAGGQTVRATTGTQIHAALCGRASSSTPIIIEVQGTINHGNTSKVSGGSCNTADGVIELKQISNVTLIGVGTGALFDQVGIHVRESSNIIIQNVTVRNVKKSGSPTSNGGDAIGMENNVRNVWVDHVTLEASGGESEGYDGLFDLKNNTQYVTLSYSILRNSGRGGLVGSSESDLSNGYVTYHHNLYQNIDSRAPLMRGGIAHTYNNHFLNINDSGINSRAGARVRVDNNYFEDSKDVLGTFYTSEAGYWHVNGNTFDNVTWSSRGGTTNPAGPNPTSTTSVSIPYSHSLDPANCVPGVVAQTAGANKGNRVSDGSCTPQNPDPGNPGNPDPGNPDPGNPDPGTPGGTNLSLTGDSDGSSKASGTSYGNVRDANMNTYWSPNGTTGSISIKWSSATTVSKINIREASGATGRIGSYRVLNADTGAVLATGSGAGVISFPATSVRKITFEITSASSTPRIAEYETYAS, via the coding sequence ATGAGAGGATCAGTCGCGCTTGTGCGACTCTGCGTGACCATGGCCCTGACGGCCCTGGTGGTCGCGACCGGCGCGTTCCTGTCGGTGCCGCAGGCATCGGCCGCGGTCGGCACCGCCACCGGTTACGCGTCCCAGAACGGCGGCACCACCGGCGGCGCCGGCGGCCAGACCGTCCGGGCCACCACGGGAACCCAGATCCACGCGGCCCTGTGCGGCCGGGCCAGCAGCAGCACCCCGATCATCATCGAGGTGCAGGGCACCATCAACCACGGCAACACCAGCAAGGTGTCGGGCGGCAGCTGCAACACCGCCGACGGGGTCATCGAACTCAAGCAGATCAGCAACGTCACGCTGATCGGCGTCGGGACCGGTGCCCTGTTCGACCAGGTGGGCATCCACGTCCGCGAGTCGAGCAACATCATCATCCAGAACGTGACCGTGCGGAACGTCAAGAAGTCGGGTTCGCCGACCTCCAACGGCGGTGACGCCATCGGCATGGAGAACAACGTCCGCAACGTGTGGGTGGACCACGTCACCCTGGAGGCGTCGGGCGGCGAATCCGAGGGCTACGACGGGCTGTTCGACCTGAAGAACAACACCCAGTACGTGACCCTGTCCTACAGCATCCTGCGCAACTCGGGCCGTGGCGGCCTGGTCGGGTCCAGCGAGAGCGACCTCTCCAACGGCTACGTCACCTACCACCACAACCTGTACCAGAACATCGACTCCCGCGCCCCGCTGATGCGCGGCGGGATCGCCCACACGTACAACAACCACTTCCTGAACATCAACGACTCGGGGATCAACTCCCGGGCCGGGGCCCGCGTCCGGGTGGACAACAACTACTTCGAGGACTCCAAGGACGTCCTGGGCACCTTCTACACCTCCGAGGCCGGCTACTGGCACGTCAACGGCAACACGTTCGACAACGTGACCTGGTCCAGCCGCGGCGGCACCACCAACCCGGCCGGCCCCAACCCGACCTCCACCACCTCGGTGAGCATCCCCTACTCCCACAGCCTCGACCCGGCCAACTGCGTGCCGGGCGTGGTCGCCCAGACGGCGGGCGCCAACAAGGGCAACCGCGTCTCGGACGGCAGCTGCACCCCGCAGAACCCCGACCCGGGCAACCCCGGCAACCCCGACCCCGGCAACCCCGACCCGGGCAACCCGGACCCCGGCACCCCCGGCGGCACCAACCTGAGCCTCACCGGTGACTCCGACGGCAGCAGCAAGGCCAGCGGCACCAGCTACGGGAACGTGCGGGACGCCAACATGAACACCTACTGGTCCCCGAACGGCACCACCGGCTCCATCTCGATCAAGTGGAGCTCCGCCACCACCGTCTCCAAGATCAACATCAGGGAGGCGTCGGGCGCCACCGGCCGCATCGGCTCCTACCGGGTGCTGAACGCCGACACCGGCGCCGTCCTGGCCACCGGCAGCGGAGCGGGCGTCATCTCCTTCCCGGCCACCTCGGTACGGAAGATCACCTTCGAGATCACCAGCGCGAGCAGCACCCCCAGGATCGCGGAGTACGAGACCTACGCCTCCTGA